Genomic window (Rosa chinensis cultivar Old Blush chromosome 6, RchiOBHm-V2, whole genome shotgun sequence):
CTTGTTTCCTGTCATAATCTGCATTACTGCAATTTGAATTCATAATCTGCAATCTGCAGTTTTGCATTTCCATCTTCACtagttcatttcttcttttcaagaaGTCTTCAATTCATTTTAGTATTTTACATTGTTCGATTTGGTTTAAGGCAAAATTGATTGTGTAGACTTATAAGTTGCAGTGCTAAGAGGACAGCTGCATCCTAGAATGattgaaatctggaaattttggataGCTGTTAAAGTACTCAAGTGtggggaaaaaaaatgaaaaggaatcGGGTATCCCGAATTGGGCCCGGGCCCGACCCAATCCCGATCGGTTTCGGTACCTTCGGTACCAACTTTGAAAAAACGTAGTCCCATCCTGTCCCGAATAATATTTTCGATACCGGGCTCGGTATCAATCAGTaaccggcccgtgcccagccctacccATGAGGATGAATGCAAAATTCGCTGAACCTTGAAAACAATTGTGGTGTGTTTTCTTTGTTCTCCTCGCTGTTTTTCagtttcatcattttctttgcAGCCATAAATTTATCAAATGAAACATCCAGGAAAATGACATTAATCTCTACAGTCCCAACTTTGGTCTCAAGTCCTTGACTGATGTCTCGGGCCCGTTGTAACCAGGAAACATccgggaaaaaaaagaagaaaacgacAACTACAAATTATACAACAATGTCAACTGGCTTAAAATGCAAGACCATGACACAAGAAAGCAGGCAAACAATTTTGAGGGGAGCCCGAGAGAATCAACAAAGTGACTAACTGTAAGGAAGTTGGAAGACCATTGGTCCAATAGACAGTGCACAACCTCTCCTTGGCTAGTCTGGCCAATGCTGCTGCACGGTAAGCTTCCCCTTTCAATCCCCATATTCAGAACTGTCACTTTCCGCATGAATGTGCATGAGCTTGAGTTTTGATGCTTCTGAAAGGTTCTGTACTACTGCTGCACCTTCATATCCAACTGGACAACCATAGCAGCAATAGatactgcaagtctgcaacgTAGCagaagtgaaccatggtatttCCTTATGATTACCGCAACACCTGCTTTAAGAGTGGAGGCATCCCAGGCTCCATCAACCTTTATCTTCTCTACTGGGGCTGAGTAAAAAAAGACCCTAGTCTAAGGTTGGACTAGATACCAATCAAATGGAATGTTCAAATAACACCTGTCTAGATGGAAGTTAAAAATAATATCTCAGATTCCATTTTCAAATCCCACAAGAAATTGCCAAATCCTATCTTCAGTTTCCAGATGAAGCACTCTAGCAGATGGGAAGGTAAATCTCACCTTGAACCCAGATCCCGCCTCTACTTCCTCATCTAAACAGATTCAGAAAGAAGTCAAAGAACCAAGAACAAATTTTATATGGTGCAGAATATACGAAAAAGGTACTCTACATCATTTGACTAGCCTGTTGTTTAAATAACAGATAACTAACACTTCAAAGGGGGCAGATATTTTTAATGTTGCACATAACTAACAAAGGCATGAAAAAGTTACATCTCCGACAGATGATCTTGCTCACACTTCTCGTATTAATATTTGATTATGTTTTCTCCTGATAATCAAAGCCAACAAATAGCTGAGGGCAGAGTCAGTTGATGAAAGTGCAACAATGAGCAACGCCACAAGAACAAGAGTGAGAGTCGCAGTCTTCAGCTGTCAATCAAGGAACCTCAGATTTTGACCATGTCAAATTGTTACTCCTGACTGAATCAAATGCTGCTAAATAAGTATCCACAGGTTGACTAAAAATTTTCATATTCACAACTGAATTTTGCGAGTCTTTAAACATACCGTGCTACGGAAACCTGGCCATTCAATGTACTTCAGCTGACTCGGCTGCTCaagcagaaaaatgaataaTGATCTGAAAGACCTAGAAAAAGTAGAAGCACACCAATTAGCTACCCAATGACAACTTTTGTATGATATATTGAGCTGTTGTTCTCATGCCAGTCCAACGACTGGGGTGTCAATTTGTGAAAGGCCTATTACTTCTAGGAATTGAGAATTACCACACTGTTTCTTTGAAAAGACTTAGAAGGAAGGGCTCCTGAGGTACTCCATCATCAACACTCAATTGATGATAATCCTTTCCCACAGACGCAGCATATGTGGTGCCAACCCGACGTACAGCCAAAACATCTAATCCCTGCCCTACGAGTCTGCAGTAACAAGCCTCATGAATAGGCACGCATTTGCAAGACAAATGGTACAAACCTTCAAACTCCAAAAGGAAGAGACAATTACCCTTCTACATGTTACAGAAACGGCATTGTGATTAGTGATCTTGGTCCCGTTATGTCCAAATGGTAGTTTAGCTTGCCCTGGATGATTAATCAAACCtgtaaatggagaagaagaaaatcaaaagaCCATCACAACATGGAAAAACTTTGATGCAAGTAATATccaagagaatgaaaaagagagTCGTGGGATACCTGAACAGGTTGCCACGGACTGCGAAACAGCCGCCATCCTAGGTCAAAATTGTGCAAAACAGTATGAGATAAACACACTgaaattatacacacacacacacacacacacacacacactccaaCACACATTGAGTGAGTAAAGAAAGCTACTGACTTGGGAACTCACTGAAAGAAACAGAGCAAAACTGGTAGCAACAATTTTAGAGTTGCTAACTATTCATCCGAAAAACTCAATCCAAAAAATTCAATTGGGTCTGGTCAACTAAATTTCAGTTCTTTACCCCATAAAAGCCAAAAGTTCTTAGCCAAGCTTAACCCTAGAATGTAAAACCCAGGAAGCAATTGTGTTTTGGCGGATGAAAGATCAAAATTTTCTGTCACCctagaatcaaaattgaaaaattttcaCTCTAAAACTTGTAGGGATTCATAAACATTACAATTAATTCAAGAACCACGTACAATAATTGCCCGCAAGACGTGgttttgaagagagagagagagaagagaaagtggGGCTTACCAGCTCACTTGGTCCCTCTGGATAGCGCGAGCTCAGTTTGGCTCGGGGTTTGAGCCTTCGAGGGATGAAGCCACCGACTTAACACCGTTTGCCTGGCGGGTCTCTATCAAAACGCTGCGTTTTCCGCAGTATTATACATGttgaaaaaactaaaaacatatacTGAAAAAGTAAAAGTttatactgaaaaaaaaaaaaaagtagatgtTTATTAAATTACAACTGAAAGTTCATTCGACTTTTGATATCTTAAGCTAAACTGCTCAAGTGATAGAAATTAAGAACTGAAAGCACACTAAAGACTATTCTACCATGTTTGATCATCTCTCAAACTATAATTGAGAATGGTTAGTGTATCATCAGTAAAATTCAAATTCACCTTACGAAACACGTGATTTAAAGATAAATTCTCAAAACCCAGTAACATTTAAGACGTTTCGAACTGCCAAAAATATTCATGGTTTCCACAACTCATCCAATTAATAAGCTTGGAATCGTCATGCATCATGCAATGCAGTAACATTGAGACTTTAATATATATGAATCATATTTACATCATTCATGAATCATACTAGGAAAACCTTAcgtgaaaattttgaaagatCCGTATAAGCATGCAGTAAAGGTTTAGTGCCAACGTTTTAGGACAATAACATTTACttgcaaaaaaaaagaactatttgagttttgaagaaataaaaacttcTTGTTAATAACACTTAATGACAATCTTGGGACTTTCTGAATTTGAACTTCTGTTTTTCTTTAAGTCGCCGGCGGCCTGCCctgtcataagtcataactgCCTTGTAATCCTTACTTCGTCTTGTAGTACTTCATATAATGACTAGTTAATAACCATTACTAGTTTTGGTGCTGTATGTAGTTATGTATATAATAACTAGAATCGGACCCATCTTTTGTCATTACTTTCTTCTGTATCTTATTCAAATCACTTGAAGTGTCAAGTGCAGTGGTACCTCTATATTGAAATCATATAGGTGAATGTTACATATATTTAGCTGAGAGATGAGAAATTTATACAATTATACTCGTTATCCCTAAATGATCATAAATCTTAAACTTTGTTTAATATTTTGGTAACATTACATATCAAGCTAGTCATTTGAGTAAGAAATTGAGTTAGAATTATGTTAGATCAAGAGTTCGACTCCCTTtaatgtaacaaaaaaaaaaaaaaacgttacATAAACTTATGTATTGGACTACGTAATAAGAAATAGCACTCTTGGTAAATAACTCTATTAAAATAGGTCTATATCTGGTCTTGCTCGCATTTTATGCTCAGTGGGTTTCATATTGAGAAGAGTTGTATATGTTCCAAATTCCCTAAGCTTATAATTAACTAGGAAGAATAATTATACCTTCTATTCTATAATGGACTatgaaaccaaaaccaaatgccAGCACAGACTGGTGTACATTGACGTTTGTTTTAGTGATAATTAGACACATATGAAATGTGGTGGTTGGAAATACTGGTGCTGAGCTGCTGCCATTTCTATTCTGTCCCAATTCTTCTTCCTGTTGATCTCAGCTTGGTGAGCCTTGGATCCTCTGAGCTCGATTTCCTGGAGGCATTTCGAGTACAAAATGGGGTCCATTTCTTCGAGCATCACTTTCACGTTTTCTGTCAATTGTCGCACGCTTTTGCTCCAATGCCACTTCAAGTTCTTCTCCATGCCTTCAACTACTACTGGAAACACTTCCTCCACTGCCACTGATAtcatcttcacaaaatgctcATTGTTCCAAACATAAAGGGCTCGCTCCGCTACCTAAAATTACATCAATACCGATAACAATGACAATGAAAACTAAAGCGTACTAGTGCTGTTTGATTTACAATGATAATAAGTATAAAGGAAGTGTGTGTACCTGTGAGTTCCAACTGTTCAAGCATCTTGTAATCTGATTACATAAAGGCACAGCTAGCTTCCTATACTGATCAGGATCAATATTCTCGACGAGTTCCTCAAGCTCCCCAATCAGCAAAACCTCCTTCTGGCAATTAGTCACGGGCCAATACTTCAGAATCCCTCTAACAACAACCCCACCGAGCACCGGCTCCTTCTGAACAAACTGAGACACACAATAAGCCAATTGCCTATGATAAGCCTGCATTCCTTTTGTCTTGTGAAAAGGAACAAGTACCCTCATCAAGAATAGCTTGTGCTCTTCCTTAAGCGGCATGGTGAAGCCATTAATGATGCTTCCCCATATCTCCAGCAACTCTCTAATCCCACAATGCCTCTCTGACTCAAACACATAGTGCAAGAACACATCATTCATGGATTTCCTCATGAAGGCGCGATAGAATGTGAATCTGGAATATATCCGGTGGTAGACATTCTTCAAACTGTCGCGTTCCCTAGGGTCTTCGGATTGGAAGAGAGCAAGGAGATTGATAACAAATTTGTTATCAATGTACTGACGAAGTACCTTGGGGTCGTTGTTGATCACTAGTCGTATGAGGATGTCATAAACCAACTGAAGATGTGACCATACCGGAGAATAAGCTGACATGGTGTCTTCATCATCCGGAAAGTCTGCAGTGATGGAGGGATTGGAAGGAGGAGGGAGAGACCTGAACAAGTTGGCTGATATCATGGAAATGAGAGACGACAGAACTTGCACAGGAATTGAATTTTTATTGGTCTTCACAAAGGAAAGGAGCTGCAAGAGTTTTTGCCTCTTGAGTTCCTGTTGTGTAGGACATTCATTTTCAGTGAAGGCGAAAACGAAAGTGCAGTATGACACTGCAGAAAGAGCTTCTTCGTGCTCTGAGTtgaaagaagatgatgaagatgatgatgagctCCCAACATTGCTGTTGGCAATCTTGTTGCCATTGGAATCAAGATCAAAGAGGTGTTGAAGGGTTGTTGATCTTTTCCTCGTCGAAACTCTAGGTGAAGCTTTCGGAGTAGTGTTACTTTGCGCACCCATTTTCTCTCTTCCCCTCTTGTTTCTCTTCCTAACCTTCAACTCTCCTCTAGTCTATGAACCTCATCCTCCTTTGTTTATCAAAGTTTCCCTAGCCGCTCAAAGAAGAACATTTTGCTATTACTGTTTAGCCTCTGTTTTACTTGTTGGGATCTAGAGGCTTCAGTACAAAGGCCAAAAAGACAGCGGTGTTATATATACAAGAAAGTGTTGTAATTTCCGTTGGATAACAGAGACCTTTATAGTTTTAATTAAAAGCCAATAGCTGGTAAGAAAGGTTGAGCGAGCCAAATAGAGAGCTTCTTCGTTCTCGCTGCTCATATCTGTGAATGGCACgtggattttatttttttggagggACGGACGGATTGAACAGTTTGTAGTTAGCAACAGGACAACAATCCTCATAAATTTGAATCAGGTTTAGCATCCATGTGCTTCCACCAACCCATCGGTCTCGGCATTTTAAGCAAGGGCTCCACTCTCTGGGGACAGTTTGGCAGGCATGGAAGAACAGACTGAAGTAGCTGCACATGTAACACAGAATCTGCTATGGTGGAGTAAGAATCATAGACCCCTCCAAACAGATTCATATGGCTGATCATAGTTGCTTCACGGTGTTGGCATGTTATTGGAAAAAAAAGGACTGAAATTCTAAGTTGCAATCAGTATTGAAAAGATGTTAAAAGTACTAAGAGTGAGTGTTGTACCTAATTGTATGAGATGGTTGGATGAAAGAAGATGGTGAAAAGGACAACTCACCATCATCTGCTTTCCATTCTAAATCCTCATTATGAGTGCCCCACAGTCTTAAAGAGGCATGATTAAGCAATTAGGTATTTGTATTAATAATGGGATTGGTTCTCACACTCCAGTTTTCGACAAATTTTAAGACTTATTACACTCCACTTTTAAGTAGTTACACGTGAAATGCAAGTGTGAATGTATAGTTCAGAAACCACTCCCTCTATATACTGGACTTGTTGGCATTAATTTTGAAATTGTAAAACCGGTTTTGAGTTTTTCAATCCAAAACACTTCTTCTGTGTTTGGCAAGTAGTTAAAAGTGTCCTATGCCCTGTGTCAGCATGACCTAAAGTAGGTAAACTTTAGGTGCTTCCTACAAAAGCGCAATTGAAGATGAACTCTgtttcaaaaccaattccaactAGTGCTAATAATGAAGAAAATAAGCATTAGGTTTATTTTGGATGTAAACCAAATATCCAACGCACAACCCAGTTTTGGTTTTGGCTCTGTTTGGAAGTAGTGCGTGATGTATCCCTATAGAGTACAGGTAAAGGCACAGGCACGAACTGGACAAACCAAAggtccaaaacaaaacaaaggatAGACTACGGTAAATCCTAGAAGGCGTATGTCCTATCATAAAGAATGAAAGGGATGTTCATGTGGTGACGGCAAAGGTCATCAATTTTATAGCTCATTGGTTTTCTCACCCATATCAATTTCATAAATCATATCGCAAAGGAAATCTCAGAAGTCAGAAGACAACCAGTAACTTTTAACAGTCATAAACAACCAACAATTTAAACACCGATTGACAACTAGCTTTAATGAGACCATGGTTCATTACACTGATGCATATTGGAAATCTGGAAGGTCAGAATTCCTGGAGAAATCATACCATCTCTTCTTTTTAATGTACTCAACACAAGGCTGCAAAACAAACCCGACTATCACAGCAGCAACGCTTATAGCCATGATCTTGAGAGAAGCAAGAGCTATAACTACAAAAATCAACACTGTGGGAGGAATACACATCAAAATAGCTCCAATAGTCCCAAAAGGTATCTTGTAAGGCCGTGGTAGATTTGGGTGCTGAATTCTTAACTTCACGAATGCTATGAATTCCATAATCATCCCAAAACAGTACAAGTAGTTCTCTGCCGCTACAATCTCTTGGAAACTCAACCACGAGAGCAGAATTACACCGGAAGCA
Coding sequences:
- the LOC112171361 gene encoding uncharacterized protein LOC112171361, encoding MAAVSQSVATCSGLINHPGLVGQGLDVLAVRRVGTTYAASVGKDYHQLSVDDGVPQEPFLLSLFKETVWSFRSLFIFLLEQPSQLKYIEWPGFRSTLKTATLTLVLVALLIVALSSTDSALSYLLALIIRRKHNQILIREV
- the LOC112172151 gene encoding serine/threonine protein phosphatase 2A 57 kDa regulatory subunit B' beta isoform, encoding MGAQSNTTPKASPRVSTRKRSTTLQHLFDLDSNGNKIANSNVGSSSSSSSSSFNSEHEEALSAVSYCTFVFAFTENECPTQQELKRQKLLQLLSFVKTNKNSIPVQVLSSLISMISANLFRSLPPPSNPSITADFPDDEDTMSAYSPVWSHLQLVYDILIRLVINNDPKVLRQYIDNKFVINLLALFQSEDPRERDSLKNVYHRIYSRFTFYRAFMRKSMNDVFLHYVFESERHCGIRELLEIWGSIINGFTMPLKEEHKLFLMRVLVPFHKTKGMQAYHRQLAYCVSQFVQKEPVLGGVVVRGILKYWPVTNCQKEVLLIGELEELVENIDPDQYRKLAVPLCNQITRCLNSWNSQVAERALYVWNNEHFVKMISVAVEEVFPVVVEGMEKNLKWHWSKSVRQLTENVKVMLEEMDPILYSKCLQEIELRGSKAHQAEINRKKNWDRIEMAAAQHQYFQPPHFICV